In Fundidesulfovibrio soli, the following proteins share a genomic window:
- a CDS encoding dissimilatory sulfite reductase D family protein has translation MDDAEAKALIVETLKSKTNKSKFYLKDFYAFLPDMKKMAVSKLVNTMVAEGTLEYWSSGSTTMIGLKGAGKQHATEEGE, from the coding sequence ATGGATGATGCCGAAGCCAAAGCCTTGATCGTCGAAACCCTGAAGTCCAAGACCAACAAGTCCAAGTTCTACCTGAAGGACTTCTACGCCTTCCTTCCCGACATGAAGAAGATGGCGGTTTCCAAGCTGGTGAACACCATGGTTGCCGAGGGCACCCTGGAATATTGGTCCTCGGGCTCCACCACCATGATCGGCCTCAAGGGCGCTGGCAAGCAGCACGCCACCGAAGAAGGCGAATAG
- the dsrB gene encoding dissimilatory-type sulfite reductase subunit beta has translation MAFVSSGYNPAKPMENRISDIGPRFFKDFLPPVLEKNYGKWVSHEILEPGLLVHEAESGDKVFTVRAGTARLVSTEYIREICEIAKKYADGYMRWTTRNNIEFMTTSLETAKAMKADLNSRKFAAGSYKFPVGGTGASISNIVHTQGWIHCHTPATDASGTVKVIMDELFEEFTNMRMPAIVRVAVACCLNMCGACHCSDLAVVGFHRKPPIVDHEYLDNMCEIPLAIASCPTGALKPGKHDLGEKKVNTILVNQERCMYCGNCYTMCPSLPLSDKEGDGVIIMVGGKVSNRISMPKFSKVAVAFIPNEPPRWPTLAKVCKKIIEVYAAEANKYERLGDWAERIGWESFFEKCELDFTHHLIDDFRDPAYFTWRQSTNFKF, from the coding sequence ATGGCGTTCGTCTCTTCTGGATACAATCCCGCGAAGCCCATGGAGAACCGCATCTCCGACATCGGACCCCGGTTCTTCAAGGATTTCCTGCCTCCGGTTCTTGAGAAAAACTATGGCAAGTGGGTCTCCCACGAAATCCTCGAGCCCGGCCTGCTGGTGCACGAGGCCGAGTCCGGCGACAAGGTGTTCACCGTCCGCGCCGGTACCGCCCGCCTGGTGTCCACCGAGTACATCCGCGAGATCTGCGAGATCGCGAAGAAGTACGCCGACGGCTACATGCGTTGGACCACCCGCAACAACATCGAGTTCATGACGACCTCCTTGGAGACCGCCAAGGCCATGAAGGCCGACCTGAACTCCCGCAAGTTCGCCGCGGGTTCCTACAAGTTCCCCGTTGGCGGCACCGGCGCCTCGATCTCCAACATCGTGCACACCCAGGGCTGGATCCACTGCCACACCCCGGCCACCGACGCCTCGGGCACCGTGAAGGTGATCATGGACGAACTCTTCGAAGAGTTCACCAACATGCGCATGCCCGCCATTGTGCGCGTGGCCGTGGCCTGCTGCCTGAACATGTGCGGCGCCTGCCACTGCTCGGACCTCGCCGTTGTCGGCTTCCACCGCAAGCCCCCCATCGTCGACCACGAGTACCTGGACAACATGTGCGAAATCCCCCTGGCCATCGCCTCCTGCCCCACCGGCGCCCTGAAGCCCGGCAAGCATGACCTGGGCGAAAAGAAGGTCAACACCATCCTGGTCAACCAGGAGCGCTGCATGTACTGCGGCAACTGCTACACCATGTGCCCCTCGCTGCCCCTTTCCGACAAGGAAGGCGACGGCGTGATCATCATGGTCGGCGGCAAGGTGTCCAACAGGATTTCCATGCCCAAGTTCTCCAAGGTCGCCGTGGCCTTCATCCCCAACGAGCCTCCCCGCTGGCCGACGCTGGCCAAGGTGTGCAAGAAGATCATCGAGGTCTACGCCGCCGAAGCCAACAAGTACGAGCGCCTGGGCGATTGGGCCGAGCGCATCGGTTGGGAGAGCTTCTTCGAGAAGTGTGAGCTGGACTTCACCCACCACCTGATCGACGACTTCCGCGATCCGGCGTACTTCACCTGGCGTCAGTCCACCAACTTCAAGTTCTAA
- the dsrA gene encoding dissimilatory-type sulfite reductase subunit alpha, translated as MAKHPTPLLDQLESGPWPSFVSDMKHAAELRHTNPRGFEQQVPVDVIDDLLGLLEMSYEDGTTHWKHGGIVGVFGYGGGVIGRYCDQPEKFPGVAHFHTVRLAQPSGLFYTAEYMEKLCDLWDFRGSGMTNMHGSTGDIIWLGTTTPQLEEIFYELTHTYNQDLGGSGSNLRTPACCMGMSRCEYACYDTQLMCHTLTNEYQDMLHRPQFPYKFKFKFDGCPNGCVAAIARSDFSIIGTWKDDIKIDQAAVKAYVGGEIPPNAGAHAGRDWGKFDIQKEVIGLCPTQCMKYEGGKLEIDTKNCYRCMHCINVMPKALRIGDERGASILIGAKAPILDGAQMSSLLVPFIPADDPFDEIKEVIESIWDWWMDEGKNRERLGETLKRLGFQKALEVCGITPVAQHVKEPRTNPYIFWKEDEVPGGWTRDINEYRKLHQR; from the coding sequence ATGGCGAAACACCCGACCCCGTTGCTGGACCAGCTTGAGAGCGGTCCGTGGCCCAGCTTCGTCTCTGACATGAAGCATGCCGCGGAGCTCCGCCACACCAACCCCCGCGGCTTTGAACAGCAGGTTCCCGTCGATGTCATCGACGATCTGCTGGGCCTGCTGGAAATGTCCTACGAGGACGGCACCACCCACTGGAAGCATGGCGGCATCGTGGGCGTGTTCGGCTACGGCGGCGGCGTCATCGGCCGCTATTGCGACCAGCCCGAAAAGTTTCCCGGCGTGGCCCACTTCCACACCGTGCGTCTGGCTCAGCCCTCCGGCCTGTTCTACACGGCCGAGTACATGGAGAAGCTGTGCGACCTGTGGGACTTCCGCGGCTCCGGCATGACCAACATGCACGGCTCCACCGGCGACATCATCTGGTTGGGCACCACCACCCCTCAGCTTGAAGAAATCTTCTACGAGCTGACCCACACCTACAACCAGGACCTGGGCGGCTCCGGCTCCAACCTGCGTACCCCGGCCTGCTGCATGGGCATGTCCCGCTGCGAATACGCTTGCTACGACACCCAGCTCATGTGCCACACGCTGACCAACGAATACCAGGACATGCTGCACCGCCCGCAGTTCCCCTACAAGTTCAAGTTCAAGTTTGACGGCTGCCCCAACGGCTGCGTGGCCGCCATCGCCCGCTCCGACTTCTCCATCATCGGCACCTGGAAGGACGACATCAAGATCGACCAGGCCGCTGTGAAGGCCTACGTCGGCGGCGAGATTCCCCCCAACGCCGGCGCCCACGCCGGTCGCGACTGGGGCAAGTTCGACATCCAGAAGGAAGTCATCGGCCTGTGCCCCACCCAGTGCATGAAGTACGAGGGCGGCAAGCTCGAGATCGACACCAAGAACTGCTACCGCTGCATGCACTGCATCAACGTCATGCCCAAGGCCCTGCGCATCGGTGACGAGCGCGGCGCCTCCATCCTCATCGGCGCCAAGGCCCCCATTCTCGACGGCGCCCAGATGAGCTCCCTGCTCGTGCCCTTCATCCCGGCGGACGATCCGTTCGACGAGATCAAGGAAGTCATCGAGTCCATTTGGGACTGGTGGATGGACGAAGGCAAGAACCGCGAGCGCCTGGGTGAAACCCTGAAGCGCCTCGGCTTCCAGAAGGCTCTGGAAGTGTGCGGCATCACGCCTGTGGCCCAGCATGTCAAGGAGCCCCGCACCAACCCCTACATCTTCTGGAAGGAAGATGAGGTTCCCGGCGGCTGGACCCGTGACATCAACGAGTACCGCAAACTGCATCAGCGCTAA
- a CDS encoding YkgJ family cysteine cluster protein, which produces MSTPKSPPECLRCGACCLRGGPALHLEDLPLIAAGTLTRAHLVTLRAGEPAFDNVAQVMTTLHSELVKVAWNPHEPGVQPGANAFACRFYAPEGSACLIHETRPAECRALYCQDTAAIEALYARDRLTRAHIVDTRGSLWEVVSFHEESFPAATTTALARAAAHGDRIAARELEALTEAERRFREAFAARTALPQQELDFYFGRSLAQLCIPFAVKAPK; this is translated from the coding sequence ATGAGCACCCCGAAAAGCCCCCCCGAATGCCTCCGTTGCGGAGCCTGCTGCCTGCGCGGCGGCCCCGCCCTCCATCTGGAGGACCTGCCCCTGATCGCCGCAGGCACGCTGACACGGGCCCACCTGGTCACGCTGCGCGCCGGGGAGCCCGCCTTCGACAACGTGGCCCAGGTGATGACCACCCTGCACAGCGAACTGGTCAAAGTAGCCTGGAACCCGCACGAGCCAGGCGTACAGCCAGGAGCCAACGCCTTCGCCTGCCGTTTCTACGCCCCCGAAGGCTCGGCCTGCCTGATCCACGAAACCCGCCCGGCAGAGTGCCGCGCCCTCTACTGCCAGGACACAGCCGCCATCGAGGCCCTCTACGCCAGGGACCGCCTGACCCGCGCCCACATCGTGGACACGCGCGGCAGCCTCTGGGAGGTCGTCTCCTTCCACGAGGAGAGCTTCCCGGCAGCCACAACCACGGCCTTGGCCCGCGCCGCCGCTCACGGCGACCGTATCGCCGCCCGGGAACTGGAGGCCCTCACTGAGGCCGAACGGCGCTTCCGCGAGGCCTTCGCCGCGCGCACGGCCCTGCCTCAACAGGAGCTGGATTTCTACTTCGGCCGCAGCCTGGCCCAGCTCTGCATCCCATTCGCCGTCAAAGCCCCCAAGTGA
- a CDS encoding SGNH/GDSL hydrolase family protein: protein MAERLGFHLLNIQPVPAFFKNVPGNHVPNRTARAYWAPSLPYIYSIDPQGFRSNGTTQGNDSGQDVLCLGDSYTFGISVNDTETFPAILGSLLQGSDVFRGVKVVNAGSAGAGIEDHLLYYLDKGRSIKKKLVVLQFNLFDIDFLKRGHAYKSKAVAREYVRVKDDLLFNEMATAVFKRLNQIPWYHHIEKYISNPSPTSQLADPAVAWLGYKPLELSEEAKALLSDRNAMADESRIDTISTVWRRYLDIVKRIHRAALDDGADFLLVIVPDVTQIYTYANAPSAVIPAFCELNGIKYIDLTPMFRSMHMNHGEAPFFDPEDFHCNPLGNSAIAASVLARMRKDADGILSFSRNGPYLRYDSPVGVAITVEENGVLTFPANDVVELVHGAGQNLIVTPEAGGDVKLMGARLSVAANARLRLVFKAKQPLEKVAAVFYPHLRDDDRVSNVVEVELRSGGAASRFSTSQSRKARAWTTMENEAALECPMKPTDQEFEVNLAFLGRSGILSEDAHESTPRRFELYLYPVKPRLGPDWVQ from the coding sequence GTGGCGGAACGGCTGGGGTTTCATCTACTCAACATCCAGCCCGTACCTGCCTTTTTCAAAAACGTTCCCGGCAATCATGTTCCGAACAGGACCGCCCGGGCCTATTGGGCTCCGTCGCTCCCCTATATCTATTCCATTGATCCCCAGGGCTTTCGTTCCAACGGAACCACACAGGGCAACGATTCCGGACAGGATGTGCTCTGCCTCGGCGACTCTTACACCTTTGGGATATCGGTCAACGATACGGAAACGTTTCCGGCAATCCTCGGCAGCTTGCTTCAGGGGTCTGATGTATTTCGAGGCGTAAAGGTCGTCAATGCCGGATCAGCTGGCGCTGGTATTGAAGATCATCTTCTGTATTACCTTGATAAAGGCAGGAGCATCAAAAAGAAGCTCGTTGTTTTGCAGTTCAATTTGTTCGACATTGACTTTTTGAAGCGTGGGCACGCGTATAAATCAAAGGCTGTTGCCCGTGAGTATGTGCGCGTCAAGGATGACTTGCTATTCAACGAGATGGCCACCGCTGTTTTCAAACGGCTGAATCAAATCCCCTGGTACCACCACATTGAAAAATACATTTCCAATCCGAGCCCAACGTCGCAGCTGGCCGATCCGGCAGTTGCCTGGCTCGGGTACAAGCCGCTCGAGCTGAGTGAGGAAGCCAAGGCGCTGCTCAGTGATCGGAATGCGATGGCTGATGAGTCGCGCATAGATACAATCAGCACTGTATGGCGGCGATATCTTGATATTGTGAAGCGCATTCACCGCGCCGCGCTTGACGACGGGGCTGATTTCTTGCTCGTAATCGTGCCCGACGTGACACAGATATACACGTATGCCAACGCTCCGAGCGCCGTCATACCCGCTTTTTGCGAGCTCAACGGCATCAAGTACATCGATTTGACCCCGATGTTCCGGTCGATGCACATGAACCACGGGGAAGCGCCGTTTTTTGATCCTGAGGATTTTCACTGCAACCCGCTGGGCAACTCCGCAATTGCCGCTTCGGTTCTGGCGCGCATGCGCAAGGATGCGGACGGAATTTTGTCGTTCAGCAGGAACGGCCCCTATCTCCGGTATGATTCGCCCGTGGGCGTGGCGATTACCGTAGAAGAGAATGGCGTTTTGACGTTCCCGGCGAATGACGTGGTGGAACTGGTGCATGGAGCCGGCCAGAATCTGATTGTCACCCCGGAAGCGGGTGGCGACGTCAAGCTGATGGGCGCGAGGTTGTCTGTCGCGGCCAATGCCCGGCTGCGGCTCGTTTTCAAGGCCAAACAGCCACTGGAAAAGGTTGCGGCCGTATTCTATCCCCATCTTCGTGATGATGACCGAGTATCGAATGTCGTCGAGGTTGAGTTGCGCTCGGGCGGGGCGGCCTCGCGGTTCTCCACGTCGCAAAGCCGGAAGGCGCGCGCATGGACGACGATGGAGAACGAAGCCGCTCTGGAGTGCCCGATGAAACCCACGGACCAGGAGTTCGAGGTCAACCTTGCGTTCCTGGGGAGGAGCGGGATTCTCTCCGAGGACGCGCACGAAAGCACCCCGAGGCGCTTCGAGCTTTATCTGTATCCGGTCAAGCCGCGGCTCGGCCCGGACTGGGTGCAATAG
- a CDS encoding YajQ family cyclic di-GMP-binding protein codes for MPSFDAVSKVDLQEVDNAVNNTVKEIATRFDFRGSKTEVSLNKKDKVIVVTTESDMRAKAVRDMLIGNLVKRKVDTRSVEFGEVKPAGGSTVRLEAKITEGIDKDTAKKIVALIKESKIKVQAQIMDDMVRVTGKKIDDLQAVIQLLGGKELPTPLQYINMKS; via the coding sequence ATGCCTTCTTTCGACGCAGTCAGCAAGGTCGATCTTCAGGAAGTGGATAACGCCGTGAACAACACGGTCAAGGAGATCGCCACCCGTTTCGACTTCCGCGGGTCCAAGACCGAGGTGAGCCTGAACAAGAAGGACAAGGTCATCGTGGTCACCACGGAGAGCGATATGCGCGCCAAGGCCGTGCGCGACATGCTCATCGGCAACCTGGTCAAACGCAAGGTGGACACCCGCTCCGTCGAGTTCGGCGAGGTCAAGCCCGCTGGCGGTTCAACCGTGCGCCTTGAGGCCAAGATCACGGAAGGCATCGACAAGGACACGGCCAAGAAGATCGTGGCCTTGATCAAGGAGTCCAAGATCAAGGTCCAGGCCCAGATCATGGACGACATGGTCCGCGTCACCGGCAAGAAGATCGACGACCTCCAGGCCGTCATCCAGCTCCTGGGCGGCAAGGAGCTGCCCACCCCCCTGCAGTACATAAACATGAAAAGCTGA
- a CDS encoding deoxyribodipyrimidine photo-lyase, with protein sequence MTARRGRILSRTPGGRGPVLHWMHRDHRLRDNWSLLHAWELAQGLGVPLVSAHCLDPAYPGAEAAHFRFLMEGLDTLQLDMAARGIPLLRLLGDPPSEIVRLALALDASAVVADFDPLRHKRAWLARAASALPCPLHEADARNVVPCFTASDKPEYMARTIRPKIHRLLPEFLTDFPEPPGQPAPGVPPGLGRSAGEIAEAFGKARATPIPGGFAPGERAGQDALEHFLAHGLHGYAENRNDPARDGQSGLSPWLHFGMLSAQRVALAVGSSGAPAPDKEAFLEELIVRRELADNFCLHHQDYDSTACFPQWAARTLEKHAADPRPALYSADELEQGRTLDPAWNAAQLEMVRTGKMHGYMRMYWAKKILEWTPDPATAMALAVAFNDRHSLDGRDPNGYAGIAWAIGGVHDRPWSERPVFGQVRYMNFAGLRRKFDIQGYVERILG encoded by the coding sequence ATGACCGCGCGGCGCGGGCGCATCCTCTCCCGTACTCCGGGAGGGCGGGGGCCGGTGCTGCACTGGATGCACCGCGACCACCGCCTGCGGGACAACTGGTCCCTGCTCCACGCCTGGGAGCTGGCCCAGGGCCTTGGCGTGCCGCTGGTCAGCGCCCACTGCCTGGACCCGGCCTACCCCGGGGCGGAGGCCGCGCACTTCCGTTTCCTCATGGAGGGCCTGGACACCCTGCAGCTCGACATGGCCGCCCGGGGCATCCCCCTGCTGCGCCTGCTGGGCGACCCCCCGTCCGAAATCGTCCGCCTGGCCCTCGCCCTGGACGCCTCCGCGGTGGTGGCGGACTTCGACCCTCTGCGCCACAAGCGCGCCTGGCTCGCCCGGGCCGCCTCCGCCCTGCCCTGCCCCCTGCACGAGGCGGACGCCCGCAACGTGGTCCCCTGCTTCACGGCCTCGGACAAGCCCGAGTATATGGCCCGCACCATCCGCCCCAAGATCCACCGCCTGCTGCCGGAATTCCTCACGGACTTCCCAGAGCCCCCCGGGCAGCCCGCGCCCGGCGTCCCCCCCGGCCTCGGCCGCAGCGCCGGGGAGATCGCGGAGGCTTTCGGCAAGGCCCGCGCGACGCCCATCCCCGGCGGATTCGCCCCTGGCGAACGCGCCGGTCAGGACGCCCTGGAGCACTTCCTGGCCCATGGCCTGCACGGCTACGCCGAGAACCGAAACGACCCGGCCAGGGACGGCCAGTCCGGCCTGTCGCCCTGGCTGCACTTCGGGATGCTCTCGGCCCAGCGCGTGGCCCTGGCCGTGGGCTCCTCCGGCGCGCCCGCCCCGGACAAAGAGGCCTTCCTGGAGGAGCTCATCGTGCGCCGGGAGCTGGCCGACAACTTCTGCCTGCACCACCAGGACTACGACTCCACGGCCTGCTTCCCCCAGTGGGCCGCCCGCACCCTGGAAAAGCACGCCGCCGACCCGCGCCCCGCGCTCTACTCCGCGGACGAACTGGAGCAGGGCCGGACGCTCGACCCGGCCTGGAACGCGGCGCAGTTGGAAATGGTGCGCACCGGCAAGATGCACGGCTACATGCGCATGTACTGGGCCAAGAAGATTCTGGAATGGACGCCGGACCCCGCCACGGCCATGGCCCTGGCCGTGGCCTTCAACGACCGGCACAGCCTGGACGGCCGCGACCCCAACGGCTACGCGGGCATCGCCTGGGCCATCGGCGGCGTGCACGACCGCCCCTGGTCGGAGCGCCCCGTGTTCGGCCAGGTGCGCTACATGAACTTCGCCGGCCTGCGCCGCAAGTTTGACATCCAGGGCTATGTGGAGCGCATCCTGGGCTGA
- a CDS encoding toxin-antitoxin system YwqK family antitoxin, whose amino-acid sequence MRILFAVLLAIAAVGWSLSVAVAQSGASPYEMEERGGLVYRSGESAPYTGLVQDLHQSGQPRLEAHYQGGKLASSKLWYEGGQLAEEVAVAADTWTIRRYQENGRLEEETVAVFRGGRKFSERARLWDEDGKLRSEVGFQGGKLQGPLREFDASGKLVRDEVYDQGVLTQKNK is encoded by the coding sequence ATGCGCATCCTGTTCGCAGTACTGCTGGCCATAGCGGCCGTGGGCTGGTCCCTGTCCGTGGCGGTCGCCCAGTCCGGGGCCTCCCCCTACGAGATGGAAGAGCGCGGCGGACTGGTCTACAGGTCTGGGGAGAGCGCGCCCTACACCGGCCTCGTGCAGGACCTGCACCAGTCCGGCCAGCCCCGTCTGGAGGCCCACTACCAGGGAGGCAAGCTGGCAAGCAGCAAGCTCTGGTATGAGGGCGGGCAGCTCGCCGAGGAGGTTGCGGTGGCCGCCGACACCTGGACCATCCGCCGCTACCAGGAGAACGGCCGCCTGGAGGAGGAGACCGTCGCCGTCTTCCGGGGCGGCAGGAAGTTCTCCGAACGCGCGCGCCTCTGGGACGAGGACGGCAAGCTCCGCTCCGAGGTCGGTTTCCAGGGGGGCAAGCTCCAGGGACCGCTCCGCGAATTCGACGCCTCGGGCAAACTGGTGCGCGACGAGGTCTACGATCAAGGCGTTTTGACGCAGAAAAACAAGTAG
- a CDS encoding CgeB family protein — translation MLIFTSGYFLQRDIVSACDRLGWPSHQLELPQGGLGSTAFVESLLGAVAAFSPDFAVTVNHLGLDSRGALLEIFGRMALPLASWFVDSPRLILHDFPNQPSPWCQVFTWDADTVAPLEAQGFENVRYLPLATDTSLFRPDAAASPAPAHAPEGGASFVGDSMLRPVERLRRSLSRHRQARDLALALAPDFAASPARSALEFMRAEAPALSAAWEALPPGQPRLDLEQLLTWEATRLYRLERVRALLPCGPLLAGDDGWRTLLPPPSPGSDWRLAGPLDYARGLPGFYAGSGLNFNATSLQMKGAVNQRVFDVPACGAFLLTDEREQLSGLFEPGVEVVCYGHPGEVAGMARHYLAHPGERQRIAGAARRRVLAEHDYTHRMKAVLKVMRRRYA, via the coding sequence GTGCTGATCTTCACCAGCGGCTACTTTCTTCAGCGCGACATCGTCTCGGCCTGCGACCGGCTGGGCTGGCCCTCCCATCAGCTCGAGCTGCCCCAAGGCGGCCTGGGCAGCACCGCCTTCGTGGAATCCCTGCTGGGAGCCGTGGCGGCCTTCTCGCCGGACTTCGCCGTCACCGTGAACCACCTGGGCCTGGACAGCCGGGGCGCGCTCCTGGAAATATTCGGGCGCATGGCCCTGCCCCTGGCCTCCTGGTTCGTGGACAGCCCCCGCCTCATCCTGCACGACTTCCCCAATCAGCCAAGCCCCTGGTGCCAGGTCTTCACCTGGGACGCGGACACCGTTGCCCCCCTGGAGGCCCAGGGCTTCGAGAACGTGCGCTACCTGCCCCTGGCCACAGACACATCGCTCTTCCGCCCGGACGCCGCAGCCTCACCCGCGCCCGCCCACGCTCCCGAGGGAGGCGCGAGCTTTGTGGGGGACTCCATGCTCCGGCCCGTGGAGCGCCTGCGCCGCAGCCTCTCCCGCCATCGCCAGGCCCGGGACCTGGCCCTGGCCCTGGCCCCGGATTTCGCGGCCTCCCCGGCGCGCTCGGCCCTGGAGTTCATGCGCGCCGAGGCCCCGGCCCTGTCCGCCGCCTGGGAGGCCCTGCCTCCGGGCCAGCCCCGGCTGGACCTGGAGCAGCTGCTCACCTGGGAGGCCACCCGGCTCTACCGCCTGGAGCGGGTGCGCGCGCTGCTGCCCTGCGGCCCCCTGCTGGCCGGGGACGACGGCTGGCGGACGCTGCTGCCGCCCCCCTCGCCCGGATCGGACTGGCGTCTGGCCGGACCGCTGGACTACGCCCGCGGCCTGCCGGGGTTCTACGCGGGCAGCGGCCTGAACTTCAACGCCACCAGCCTGCAGATGAAGGGCGCGGTGAACCAGCGCGTGTTCGACGTGCCCGCCTGCGGGGCCTTCCTGCTTACGGACGAGCGCGAGCAGCTGTCCGGGTTGTTCGAGCCGGGCGTCGAGGTCGTCTGCTACGGTCACCCCGGCGAGGTGGCGGGCATGGCCCGGCACTACCTGGCCCACCCCGGGGAGCGGCAACGGATCGCCGGCGCCGCCCGCCGCCGCGTGCTGGCGGAGCACGACTACACCCACCGGATGAAAGCTGTGCTGAAGGTGATGCGGCGCAGGTACGCCTGA
- a CDS encoding M23 family metallopeptidase, translating to MASSYVLFRRTADGRLRHGLRVPCWLPWAFLALAAAGAAHLLLRLPEIGQLHLLRMNVQAARQERAQERAALLALNERLSRLRQDVEPVAGLNGKLASVTGLAGAEAQQRPMGSAGIVEGGVGTERRLARQLAAQARALVEEVAFQEGRQRQLASILRERALEFAARPSIWPVRGTINSDFGYRYMARSREYHKGVDIGVPYGSQIVAPADGKVVSVGYESGYGLMVVIEHRHGLSTVYAHLKSAEVEEGDEVKRGTPIAHSGMSGRTTGSHLHYEVRQAGNQLDPMNFMLN from the coding sequence GTGGCTTCGTCGTATGTGCTTTTCCGGCGTACCGCCGACGGCAGGCTCCGCCACGGCCTGCGCGTCCCCTGCTGGCTGCCCTGGGCTTTTCTTGCCCTGGCCGCGGCAGGAGCCGCGCATCTGCTGCTGCGTCTGCCGGAGATCGGACAGCTGCACCTGCTGCGCATGAACGTCCAGGCCGCCAGGCAGGAGCGCGCCCAGGAGCGCGCCGCGCTGCTGGCCCTCAACGAGCGCCTCTCCAGGCTGCGCCAGGATGTCGAGCCCGTGGCCGGGCTCAACGGCAAGCTGGCCTCCGTGACTGGCCTGGCCGGGGCCGAGGCCCAGCAAAGGCCTATGGGCAGCGCCGGCATAGTGGAGGGCGGCGTGGGCACCGAGCGGCGCCTCGCCCGCCAACTGGCGGCCCAGGCCCGCGCCCTGGTGGAGGAGGTTGCCTTCCAGGAGGGGAGGCAGCGCCAGTTGGCCTCCATCCTGCGCGAGCGCGCCCTTGAATTCGCCGCCAGGCCCTCCATCTGGCCGGTGCGCGGCACCATCAACTCCGATTTCGGCTACCGCTACATGGCCCGCTCCCGCGAGTATCACAAGGGAGTGGACATCGGCGTGCCTTACGGCTCGCAGATCGTGGCCCCGGCCGACGGCAAGGTTGTCTCGGTGGGCTACGAATCCGGCTATGGGCTCATGGTGGTCATCGAGCACCGCCACGGGCTGAGCACCGTCTACGCCCACCTCAAGTCCGCCGAGGTGGAGGAGGGCGACGAGGTCAAGCGCGGCACCCCCATCGCCCACTCGGGCATGAGCGGGCGCACCACCGGCTCCCACCTGCACTATGAGGTCCGCCAGGCCGGCAACCAGTTGGACCCCATGAACTTCATGCTCAATTAA